A part of Candida albicans SC5314 chromosome 2, complete sequence genomic DNA contains:
- the CRK1 gene encoding cyclin-dependent serine/threonine protein kinase (Protein kinase of the Cdc2 subfamily involved in hyphal development, virulence; promotes hyphal development independently of Cph1 and Efg1; functionally complements pheromone hypersensitivity of S. cerevisiae sgv1 mutant; Hap43p-repressed) → MSVIAGHHVPRSNDQRQYDTPSVPINIAPDSEGHIHEMSRLKDYEVIEKLGQGTFGVVQKAKSKKDGSLVAIKQLINHSAKEGFPITAMREITILKQLNHKNILTIQDMIFEEPKMSNRTDIITMRGSFYTVTPYMSSDLVGLLENPKIKLELGQIKCIMQQLLKGIQYVHNQKFLHRDIKAANILIGQDGVLKIADFGLARIYHGNVPRLGMGPGGGEKAYTGLVVTRWYRPPEILLGERKYTTAVDLWGIGCVFAELFTGKPILVGKSDSHQAQIVFELVGSPLTWTDAAKLPNKNEYSCGLACKRSLEAKFASIMPTEAIDLLSGLLTLDPFKRLNALDALNHKFFSTDPLPLLPTQMPKFEESHEIDKERFKKLKDKEQAVSELKPPTEIRYDNHSESRYNADHSTFGGGVGGKETSFSSGKSDYIDHYEPRARRDHYEPRIRNDNKDSNDVRGEFESATRQEQRRRDIQNRLDAGGMDTYIPKTTTAKLREHSGTESLSKKYDNYQPINVSRGSKSPSPSKLSSISQSKADLISKPSAPKVASRESSLERKQVSNGIRTTTDVEPPRARARRPTDMFGRPLTSNSTQAQPTRNKSVERPKDLEKPTNGVTEDRNKKPVLEEKKEVVKPNLAIPKIKKSSSLVSLSSRSSTTPVISNPSKVTKRAASSVTPPVLPKKPKISKTSSESEVSDLEEDSDFTGENATVFERFMALEQLQKSPVYKRIINEKMRFEKLSGGHKSM, encoded by the coding sequence atgtCTGTTATTGCTGGCCATCATGTGCCGAGGTCAAATGATCAAAGGCAATACGATACACCGAGCGTACCAATAAATATCGCTCCGGATTCAGAAGGTCATATTCATGAAATGTCTCGATTGAAAGATTATGAAGTGATAGAGAAACTAGGTCAAGGAACATTTGGAGTTGTTCAAAAAgcaaaatccaaaaaagATGGCCTGTTAGTTgcaattaaacaattgattaacCATTCTGCAAAGGAAGGATTCCCAATCACTGCCATGCGAGAAATTACcattttgaaacaattaaatcataaaaatattttaaccATACAGGATATGATATTTGAAGAACCCAAAATGAGCAATCGAACAGATATTATTACTATGAGGGGTTCTTTTTATACTGTAACCCCATACATGTCGAGTGATCTTGTTGGATTACTAGAGAACCCGAAAATTAAACTTGAACTTGGACAAATAAAATGTATCATGcaacaattattgaaagGTATTCAATATGTACACAACCAAAAGTTTTTGCATCGAGACATTAAAGCAGCTAACATTTTAATCGGTCAAGATGgtgttttgaaaattgcAGATTTCGGTTTAGCAAGAATATATCATGGTAACGTACCGAGATTGGGGATGGGTCCTGGTGGAGGAGAAAAAGCATATACTGGATTGGTTGTAACTAGATGGTATCGACCACCAGAAATATTACTaggagaaagaaaatatacTACTGCAGTTGATCTTTGGGGGATTGGATGTGTATTTGCCGAATTATTCACTGGGAAACCAATTTTGGTAGGGAAATCAGATTCTCATCAAGCACAAATTGTATTTGAGTTGGTTGGATCACCTTTGACATGGACTGATGCTGCAAAACTACCCAATAAAAATGAGTATAGTTGTGGCTTGGCTTGTAAACGAAGTCTTGAAGCAAAGTTTGCTAGTATCATGCCTACTGAAGCTATTGACTTGTTAAGTGGATTGTTAACATTAGATCCTTTCAAGAGACTTAATGCCTTGGATGCTTTGAATCACAAGTTTTTCAGTACTGAtccattaccattattacCAACCCAAATGCctaaatttgaagaaagtcacgaaattgataaagaacgatttaaaaaattgaaagataaaGAACAAGCTGTTAGTGAGTTGAAGCCTCCAACTGAAATACGTTACGACAATCATTCGGAATCGAGGTATAATGCAGACCATTCTacttttggtggtggtgttggaGGTAAAGAAACAAGTTTTAGTTCCGGGAAATCAGACTATATCGACCATTATGAACCAAGAGCACGTAGGGACCATTATGAACCGAGAATAcgaaatgataataaagatTCCAACGATGTTAGAGGAGAGTTTGAACTGGCTACAAGACAAGAACAAAGACGGAGGGATATTCAAAATAGGCTTGATGCAGGTGGAATGGATACTTACATTCCAAAAACTACCACAGCAAAACTTCGGGAACACAGTGGTACAGAGTCTTTGCTGAAAAAGTATGATAACTATCAACCAATAAACGTCTCCAGAGGATCAAAATCTCCATCTCCGTCAAAACTCCTGTCTATTTCACAATCAAAGGCAGATCTCATTAGTAAACCATCGGCTCCAAAGGTTGCATCTAGAGAAAGTTCGCTCGAGAGGAAGCAAGTTTCAAATGGTATCCGTACTACTACCGATGTGGAACCACCAAGAGCAAGGGCTCGTCGACCAACTGACATGTTTGGAAGACCGTTGACTTCAAATAGTACTCAGGCACAACCAACAAGAAACAAATCGGTGGAGCGACCAAAAGATCTTGAGAAACCTACAAATGGTGTGACTGAGGATAGGAATAAGAAACCAGTTTTGgaagagaagaaagaagttgtcaaaccaaatttggcaattccaaaaatcaaaaagagCAGTTCTCTAGTGCTGTTGCTGTCTAGATCGTCCACAACACCAGTTATTTCTAATCCGTCGAAGGTCACAAAAAGAGCAGCAAGTAGTGTGACACCACCAGTGCTACcaaagaaaccaaaaatatcCAAAACTAGTTCAGAAAGTGAAGTAAGTGATTTGGAAGAAGACAGTGATTTTACAGGTGAGAATGCAACTGTATTTGAAAGGTTTATGGCACTTgaacaattacaaaaatcGCCAGTTTATAAAAGAATTATAAATGAGAAAATGAGGTTTGAAAAGTTATCGGGAGGACACAAATCTATGTAA